GCCCGGGGGCGGTCATTTCTTTCACGGACAATTGCCGCTCCTGAAAAACCTGGTGGCCCGCCACCTTCGCAGCTGAAGGAGTTTTCCCTGCCGATGAACCGTTTTGCCAAGGCGCTGGCCGCGCCGTTGCTCGCCCTGCTTTGCTTGGCCGCCGCCGCCCAGGCGCCGCAGCCTCCCGAAATCGCCGCCCGCAGCTACCTGCTGCTGGACGTCAGCGCCAACCAGGTGCTGGCCGGCCGCGACATCGACACCCCGGTCGAGCCCGCTTCCCTGACCAAGCTGATGACCGCCTACCTCGTCTTCGATGCGCTGCGCGCGAAGAAGATCGGCCTGCAGCAGACCCTGCCCGTGAGCGTGCGCGCGTGGAAGATGCCCGGCTCGCGGATGTTCATCGACCCCAGCATGCAGGTGCCGGTGGAGGACCTGATCAAGGGCATGATCGTGCAGTCGGGCAACGACGCCACGGTGGCACTGGCCGAAGGCGTCGGCGGCAGCGTCGAGCGCTTCGTCGAGCTGATGAACGACCAGGCCAAGGCCCTGGGCATGAACAACACCGGCTACAAGAATGCCGAAGGCCTGACCGCGCCGGGCCACACGACCACCGCGCGCGACCTGAGCATCCTGGCCACCCGGCTGCTGCAGGACTTCCCCGAGTACACCCACTACTACGCGATCAAGAAGTACCGCTTCCAGGGCACGCCGACGGCCAACGACACCAACCGGAACATGCTGCTGTTCCGCGACCCCACGGTCGACGGCCTCAAGACCGGCCACACCGACGCCGCCGGCTACTGCCTGGTCGCCACCGCGCGACGCGACTTCCCCAACCTGCAGGGCCGCCGGCTGCTGTCGATCGTGCTGGGCACGACCAGCGAGAACGTGCGGGCCAACGAGTCGCAAAAGCTCCTGAACTGGGGCTTCACCGCCTGGGAAGGCATCAAGCTGTTCGACGCCAACCAGCCGGTGGTCACCCCCGAGGTCTGGAAGGGCACCGCCAACACGGTCAAGCTCGGCCGCCACCAGCCGCTGGTGGTGGCCGTACCGGCGGGCACCGCCGCCCAGCTCAAGACCGCCGTGGCCCGGCCCGACCCGCTGGTGGCGCCCTTCACCAAAGGCCAGCAGGTGGCCACGCTGAAGGTGCTGGCCGGCGACAAGCCGGTGGCTGAGGTGCCGCTTGTGGCGCTGGAGGCGGTCGGCGAGGCCGGCGTGCTCGGCCGCGCCTGGGACGCCATCCGCCTGTGGATCCGGTGAGCGGACGGCCCCCGCGCCCTTGAGGGCAAACCCGCATCCGGCTATACTGGCGGGCTTTCCCGCAATTGGGGCGGGGAAGCCGTGCGCGCCACCGGGTGCGCCATTTCACGCTTAGGGACCCTTTTTCAATGCCAACCATCAACCAACTCGTGCGCCAGGGGCGGGAGGTCGAGAAGACCAACTCCAAGTCCCCCGCGATGCAGAACAGCCCCCAGCGCCGTGGCGTGTGCACCCGCGTGTACACCACGACGCCCAAGAAGCCGAACTCGGCCCTGCGCAAGGTCGCCAAGGTGCGCCTGACCAACGGCTTCGAGGTCATTTCGTACATCGGCGGCGAAGGCCACAACCTGCAGGAGCACTCGGTGGTGCTCGTGCGCGGCGGCCGCGTCAAGGACCTACCGGGCGTGCGCTACCACATCGTGCGCGGCTCGCTCGACCTGCAGGGGGTCAAGGACCGCAAGCAGTCCCGCTCCAAGTACGGCGCCAAGCGCCCGAAGAAGGCGTAACAGGTTTTTCGTTTGTCGGTGCTTCGACCGCTCGGCAGGCGAATCGAAGCGTAGTGACCCGCTGTCGGGTCGAGTAAGCGGGAGGCCGATTGGCTCCCTGGGCCCTCCGAGGGCCGGCTGAAGCAAATCAAGAGGTGAAAAATGCCAC
The sequence above is a segment of the Ramlibacter tataouinensis genome. Coding sequences within it:
- a CDS encoding D-alanyl-D-alanine carboxypeptidase family protein, which encodes MNRFAKALAAPLLALLCLAAAAQAPQPPEIAARSYLLLDVSANQVLAGRDIDTPVEPASLTKLMTAYLVFDALRAKKIGLQQTLPVSVRAWKMPGSRMFIDPSMQVPVEDLIKGMIVQSGNDATVALAEGVGGSVERFVELMNDQAKALGMNNTGYKNAEGLTAPGHTTTARDLSILATRLLQDFPEYTHYYAIKKYRFQGTPTANDTNRNMLLFRDPTVDGLKTGHTDAAGYCLVATARRDFPNLQGRRLLSIVLGTTSENVRANESQKLLNWGFTAWEGIKLFDANQPVVTPEVWKGTANTVKLGRHQPLVVAVPAGTAAQLKTAVARPDPLVAPFTKGQQVATLKVLAGDKPVAEVPLVALEAVGEAGVLGRAWDAIRLWIR
- the rpsL gene encoding 30S ribosomal protein S12; this encodes MPTINQLVRQGREVEKTNSKSPAMQNSPQRRGVCTRVYTTTPKKPNSALRKVAKVRLTNGFEVISYIGGEGHNLQEHSVVLVRGGRVKDLPGVRYHIVRGSLDLQGVKDRKQSRSKYGAKRPKKA